In a single window of the Pseudopipra pipra isolate bDixPip1 chromosome 21, bDixPip1.hap1, whole genome shotgun sequence genome:
- the PROCA1 gene encoding protein PROCA1: MCAPGLLCRLRLLLLLLLLPLAVAPGAAPPGRPRARRGLTYPGTLWCGAGSNADTYEELGEHRDTDRCCRDHDHCQHVIHPFTARYGYRNLRWHTISHCDCDRRLKECLRRVNDTASRAVGQAFFNVIQVPCFEFTYKEECVEPYLYVWCKAYNTVAVAVPREPLGLYEFGGELIDRAARPRGVPLSPPWNSVGGGTLPEDHHTETALKSAKKERKGKKKDKKKKGKGLKKKGSSEKGAQSRPAPAAPADPSVGHDPWALLPPWEEASNTILSDAPVQKGLGREPTPATPSPVPTASGKGRRKERNRKKRLKSKAESKPTRES, from the exons ATGTGCGCCCCGGGGCTGCTCTGCCGcctccgcctcctcctcctccttctcctcctcccgcTGGCAGTCGCCCCcggagcggccccgccgggacggccccgcgcccgccgcgggCTCACCTACCCCGGGACACTGTGGTGCGGCGCGGGCAGCAACGCGGATACCTACGAAGAGTTGG GGGAGCACCGGGACACAGACCGGTGCTGCCGGGACCATGACCACTGCCAGCACGTCATCCACCCCTTCACCGCGCGCTATGGGTACCGCAACCTGCGCTGGCACACCATCAGCCACTGCGACTGCGACCGCAGGCTGAAGGAGTGCCTGCGGCGGGTGAACGACACGGCCTCCCGGGCGGTGGGCCAGGCCTTCTTCAACGTCATCCAGGTGCCCTGCTTCGAGTTCACCTACAAGGAGGAGTGTGTGGAACCCTACCTCTACGTCTG GTGCAAGGCGTACAACACGGTGGCCGTCGCGGTGCCCAGGGAGCCACTGGGGCTGTACGAGTTTGGTGGGGAGCTCATCGACCGGGCAGCGAGGCCCAGGGGGGTCCCTCTGAGCCCCCCTTGGAACAGCGTGGGTGGAGGAACCCTCCCTGAAGACCATCACACTGAGACAGCCCTCAAGTCAGccaagaaagagaggaaggggaagaagaaagacaagaaaaagaaaggaaaaggtctGAAAAAGAAAGGCTCTTCTGAAAAGGGGGCGCAGAGCCGTCCTGCACCTGCTGCCCCCGCTGATCCCTCTGTGGGCCACgacccctgggctctgctgccacccTGGGAGGAAGCATCCAACACCATCCTGAGTGATGCCCCAGTGCAGAAGGGCTTAGGCAGGGAGCCAACTCCGGCCACTCCATCCCCGGTCCCTACTGCCAgcgggaaggggaggaggaaagagaggaacagaaagaagaggctgaaaagcaaagctgagtccAAGCCCACACGAGAGTCCTGA
- the LOC135425342 gene encoding adenine phosphoribosyltransferase-like, whose product MDLCHVPAAREKGWYLALMAPNVKGPNYAWLDPSRLYCHPQGLQDCVADLLQPFQGDPIDMVAGIDAMGFILGASAAAVLQKGFLAIRKAGHLCVQTAAQPYTDYSGREKVMEVRTDAISPGLRILLVDQWIETGGTMRAAIGLVERLGGVVAGVAAICIEDSEGGRWIRERYKCSHCVPPHLQPRFDHHQFGWD is encoded by the exons ATGGACCTGTGTCACGTCCCTGCTGCCCGGGAGAAGGGCTGGTACCTGGCACTCATGGCCCCCAACGTCAAGGGTCCCAACTACGCCTGGCTGGACCCCTCCCGGCTCTACTGCCACCCGCAA GGCTTGCAGGACTGTGTGGCCGACCTGCTGCAGCCCTTCCAGGGAGATCCCATCGACATGGTGGCTGGCATCGATGCCATGGGCTTCATCCTGG GTGCTTCTGCCGCGGCCGTGCTGCAGAAAGGCTTCCTGGCCATCCGCAAAGCCGGGCACCTCTGTGTGCAGACAGCGGCACAGCCCTACACCGACTACTCGGGCCGGGAGAAGGTGATGGAAGTCCGCACTGACGCCATCTCGCCAG GTCTGCGCATCCTTCTCGTGGACCAGTGGATTGAAACTGGGGGCACCATGCGAGCGGCCATTGGGCTGGTGGAGCGGCTGGGGGGGGTCGTGGCAG GTGTCGCTGCCATCTGCATTGAGGACAGTGAGGGCGGGCGGTGGATCCGGGAGCGCTACAAGTGCTCCCACTGTGTCCCCCCCCACCTGCAGCCCCGCTTCGACCACCACCAGTTTGGCTGGGACTGA
- the RAB34 gene encoding ras-related protein Rab-34 isoform X1 yields the protein MNVLAPVRRDRVIADLPPCFRKEAALQTRPAFHPTVASACQEQRTGTVGFKISKIIVVGDLSVGKTCLINRFCKDTFDKNYKATIGVDFEMERFEVLGVPFSLQLWDTAGQERFKCIASTYYRGAQAIVIVFDVNDVASLEHTRQWLADALKENDPSNVILFLVGSKKDLSTPAQYSLMEKDALKVAQEMQAEYWAVSSLTGENVRDFFFRVAALTFESSVLAELERSHTRRIGDTGSAAMRATCTCRHPAKNPSAASEGTPPAPAMLTPMDQRGATLAGPEEPSLPLPSPPGPLPAQASLARVGRSTHVAPVAMQTQVLLAEGDALLS from the exons ATGAACGTGCTGGCTCCGGTCCGCAGGGACCGGGTCATCGCCGACCTGCCCCCG TGTTTTCGGAAGGAGGCCGCCCTGCAAACCCGCCCCGCCTTCCACCCCACAGTGGCCAGCGCCTGCCAGGAGCAGCGGACGGGCACTGTGGG GTTcaagatctccaagatcatcgtGGTGGGTGACCTGTCGGTGGGGAAGACCTGCCTGATCAACCG CTTTTGCAAGGACACATTCGACAAGAACTACAAGGCGACCATCGGGGTGGATTTCGAGATGGAGCGGTTTGAGGTGCTGGGGGTGCCCTTCAGCCTTCAGCT GTGGGACACGGCCGGCCAGGAGCGCTTCAAGTGCATCGCCTCCACTTACTACCGGGGAGCACAAG cCATTGTGATCGTCTTCGATGTCAACGATGTGGCGTCCCTGGAGCACACACG GCAGTGGTTGGCTGATGCTCTGAAGGAAAACGACCCCTCCAACGTGATCCTCTTCTTGGTGGGCTCCAAGAAGgatctgagt ACACCGGCGCAGTACAGCCTGATGGAGAAGGACGCTCTCAAGGTGGCCCAGGAGATGCAGGCGGAGTACTGGGCTGTCTCCTCACTCACTG GGGAGAACGTGCGGGATTTCTTCTTCCGTGTGGCGGCCCTGACCTTCGAGAGCAGCGTGCTGGCCGAGCTGGAGCGCAGCCACACCCGCAGGATCGGCGACACC GGATCAGCAGCAATGAGAGCGACCTGTACCTGTCGACACCCCGCAAAAAACCCAAGTGCTGCCAGTGAGGGGACACCCCCTGCGCCCGCCATGCTCACACCTATGGACCAAAGAGGGGCGACCCTGGCCGGCCCCGAGGAGCCGTCCCTgccactccccagcccccctggCCCCTTGCCTGCCCAGGCATCCCTGGCCAGGGTGGGCAGGAGCACCCATGTGGCTCCTGTAGCTATGCAAACCCAGGTACTGCTCGCAGAAGGAGATGCCCTTTTGTCTTAA
- the RAB34 gene encoding ras-related protein Rab-34 isoform X2, with amino-acid sequence MNVLAPVRRDRVIADLPPCFRKEAALQTRPAFHPTVASACQEQRTGTVGFKISKIIVVGDLSVGKTCLINRFCKDTFDKNYKATIGVDFEMERFEVLGVPFSLQLWDTAGQERFKCIASTYYRGAQAIVIVFDVNDVASLEHTRQWLADALKENDPSNVILFLVGSKKDLSTPAQYSLMEKDALKVAQEMQAEYWAVSSLTGENVRDFFFRVAALTFESSVLAELERSHTRRIGDTVRISSNESDLYLSTPRKKPKCCQ; translated from the exons ATGAACGTGCTGGCTCCGGTCCGCAGGGACCGGGTCATCGCCGACCTGCCCCCG TGTTTTCGGAAGGAGGCCGCCCTGCAAACCCGCCCCGCCTTCCACCCCACAGTGGCCAGCGCCTGCCAGGAGCAGCGGACGGGCACTGTGGG GTTcaagatctccaagatcatcgtGGTGGGTGACCTGTCGGTGGGGAAGACCTGCCTGATCAACCG CTTTTGCAAGGACACATTCGACAAGAACTACAAGGCGACCATCGGGGTGGATTTCGAGATGGAGCGGTTTGAGGTGCTGGGGGTGCCCTTCAGCCTTCAGCT GTGGGACACGGCCGGCCAGGAGCGCTTCAAGTGCATCGCCTCCACTTACTACCGGGGAGCACAAG cCATTGTGATCGTCTTCGATGTCAACGATGTGGCGTCCCTGGAGCACACACG GCAGTGGTTGGCTGATGCTCTGAAGGAAAACGACCCCTCCAACGTGATCCTCTTCTTGGTGGGCTCCAAGAAGgatctgagt ACACCGGCGCAGTACAGCCTGATGGAGAAGGACGCTCTCAAGGTGGCCCAGGAGATGCAGGCGGAGTACTGGGCTGTCTCCTCACTCACTG GGGAGAACGTGCGGGATTTCTTCTTCCGTGTGGCGGCCCTGACCTTCGAGAGCAGCGTGCTGGCCGAGCTGGAGCGCAGCCACACCCGCAGGATCGGCGACACCGTGC GGATCAGCAGCAATGAGAGCGACCTGTACCTGTCGACACCCCGCAAAAAACCCAAGTGCTGCCAGTGA